The Rathayibacter caricis DSM 15933 genomic sequence TGTTGTCGAACTCCGTCTCGATCCAGCGCGTGTAGATCGTGAAGGGCGCATCGCCCTCGGGGGCGAAGGCGGGATCGCGCACGATCGCGCGGTGGAAGGGGAGGACGGTCGGCAGGCCGGTCACCTCGAACTCCTCCAGGGCGCGGCGCGACCGCTCGAGCGCCTCGGCGCGGGTGCTGCCGGTGACGACGAGCTTCGCGAGCAGGGAGTCGAAGGACCCCGAGATCACGTCGCCCGCGACCACGCCGGAGTCGACGCGGACGCCGGGTCCACCCGGCGCCTTGAACACGTGGACGGGTCCGGGAGCCGGCAGGAAGCCGCGTCCGGCGTCCTCGCCGTTGATGCGGAACTCGAACGAGTGGCCGCGCGGGGTGGGGTCGTCGTAGTCGAGCACACCGCCCTCGGCGAGGCGGAACTGCTCGCGCACGAGGTCGATGCCGGTGATCTCCTCCGAGACGGGGTGCTCGACCTGCAGTCGCGTGTTCACCTCGAGGAACGAGACGGTGCCGTCCTTGCCGACGAGGAACTCGCACGTTCCGGCGCCCAGGTACCCGACCTCGCGGAGGATCGCCTTCGACGCCCGGTAGAGCTCGGCGTTCTGCTCGTCGGTGAGGAACGGCGCGGGCGCCTCCTCGACCAGCTTCTGGTGCCGTCGCTGCAGCGAGCAGTCGCGGGTCGAGACGACGACGACGTTGCCGTGGGCGTCGGCGAGGCACTGGGTCTCGACGTGGCGCGGCTGGTCGAGGTACTTCTCGACGAAGCACTCGCCGCGCCCGAAGGCGGCGACCGCCTCGCGGGTGGCGGAGGCGAACATCTCCTCGACCTCGTCGCGCTCGCGGGCGACCTTGAGGCCGCGACCGCCGCCTCCGAACGCCGCCTTGATGGCGACGGGCAGGCCGTGCTGGTCGACGAACTCGAGCACCTCGGCGGCACCCGAGACGGGGTTCAGGGTGCCGGGGGCCAGCGGCGCCCCGACCTTCTCGGCCACGTGGCGGGCCGACACCTTGTCGCCGAGGCGCTCGATGGCGTCGGGGCTCGGGCCGATCCAGATCAGGCCGGCGTCGATGACCGCACGGGCGAAGCCGGCGTTCTCGGCGAGGAAGCCGTAGCCGGGGTGCACGGCGTCGGCGCCCGAGCGGCGGGCGACCGAGAGGAGCTTCTCGATGACGAGGTAGGTCTCGGCGCTGGTGGTGCCGCCGAGCGCGTAGGCCTCGTCGGCGAGGCGGCTGTGCAGGGCGTCGCGGTCCTGGTCGGCGTAGACGGCGACGGAGGCGATCCCGCTGTCGCGGGCGGCTCGGACGACTCGGACGGCGATCTCGCCTCGGTTGGCGATGAGCACCTTCGTAATACGCGACATGGTTCCCCACCCTAGGGGGCCCTCAGAGGATGCCCGTGGCGGCTCACCACAAAGAAGCGCGGGGGCTTCGTCGGTTCCGCACAACCCGGTGCGGAGTCAGCGGTTCCAGAGCGAGGTCCACGGCACGCCGAGCTCGCGGACCAGCGAGCGCAGAGCGGGCACCGACATCCCGATCACCGTGGAGGGGTCCCCCTCGATCCGCGTGATGAAGCCGGCGGCGAGGCCGTCGATGGTGAACGCTCCGGCCACCTCGAGGGGCTCGCCCGTCGCGACGTAGGCGTCGATCTCGTCGTCCTCGATGTCGGAGGCGAAGTGCACGGCCGCGGAGGTGACCGTGCCGACCTCCGCGCGCACCTCCCCGCCCCGGTGGTCGATCAGCCAGTGCCCGGAGTGCAGGCGGCCCTCGCGGCCGCGCTGGGCCCGCCAGCGCTCGCGAGCCCGCTCGGGCTCGTGCGGCTTGCCGTGGACCACGCCGTCGAGCACGAACGCGGAGTCGCCGCCGAGGACGAGGCCGTCGACGTCGGGGCCCAGGACCGCGCGCGCCTTCGCGCGGGCGAGCAGCGCCACCACGGCGTCGGCGTCGAGCGGAGCGCCCGACTCCTGCTCGGCCAGGGTGACCGCCGCCGGCTCGTCGACCTGCGAGGGCACGACGACGGGCTCGATGCCCGAGGACCGCAGCAGCGCCAGGCGCGCGGGGGAGGTGGAGGCGAGGTAGAGGCGCATGCGTGCTCCCTGCGGCCGGGCCCCCGCTGTGGGATGCTCGATGGATGTCGAAGTCCGCGTCCCGCACACCCTCCCGTCCCTCCGAGGACGACGGCGTGCTCGGGACGCAGGTCGAGCTCGAGATTAGCAACGTGGCCCACGGAGGCGTGTTCGTCGCCCGCCACGAGGGCCGCGTGGTCTTCGTTCCCGACGTGCTCCCGGGCGAGCGCGTCCGGGCGCGCATCAGCGAGGTCCGCCACGACAGCTTCTGGCGGGCCGATGCCCTCGAAATCTTCGAGTCGTCCCCCCACCGCGTCGCGCACGTCTGGGCCGAGGCATCGATCGACCGCCGCCCGGAGGACCGTGTCGGCGGTGCCGAGTTCGGCCACGCCGCGCTCGCGCACCAGCGCGAGCTCAAGCGCACGGTCCTCGAGGACGCGTTCGCCCGCTTCGCGCGGCGGGAGGTCAGCGTCGAGGTGTCGCCCATCGAGGGCGACGACGAGACCCGCGGCCTCGGCTGGCGCACGCGCAACCGCCTGCACGTGGACGACGACGGCCGCGTCGGTCCGTACGCGTCGCGGAGCCATCACGTCGTCACCGTCGACACGCTCCCGCTCGCGACCGCCGCCTCCTCCGCCGCGGCCCCGCTCGACGGCCGGCTCGCTCCCGGCTCGGTGGTCGACCTGGTCGACGCGGCCGGATCCGAGGGCGCCGCGGTCCTCGTGCACGACCCGTCCGACAAGAAGGCCCGACGCGACCGCACCGTCGTGACCGAGTTCGTCGCCGACCGGACCTTCCGCGTCGACCGCTCCGGCTTCTGGCAGGTGCACCGGGGAGCCGCAGCCACCCTCTTCGACGCCGTGCAGACGGCGGTCGACCCCGAGCGGAGCGACCCCCGCGCGGCCAACCACGACCTCTACGGCGGAGTCGGCCTGCTCGCGGCGGCGCTCGCCGACCGTCTCGGAGCCGGCCTCCGCGTGACCAGCGTCGAGAGCGACGCCCGCGCCACCGAGCACGCGCTGGAGAACCTGTCGGACCAGGTCGGCGCCCGCGCGGTGACCGCCCGGGTCGACCGCTACCTCCGGGACGCCCTCGCCCAGGCCGACGCGCGCGAGCGCGAGCGCTGGCGCTCGGCGACAGTCGTGCTGGACCCGCCCCGCTCGGGTGCGGGCCGCGCGGTCACCGACGCCCTCGTCGAGCTCGCTCCCGCTCAGCTCGTCTACGTGGCGTGCGATCCGGTCGCCCTCGCGCGCGACGTGGGAGCTCTGGCGGCCGGCGGC encodes the following:
- a CDS encoding acetyl/propionyl/methylcrotonyl-CoA carboxylase subunit alpha, with product MSRITKVLIANRGEIAVRVVRAARDSGIASVAVYADQDRDALHSRLADEAYALGGTTSAETYLVIEKLLSVARRSGADAVHPGYGFLAENAGFARAVIDAGLIWIGPSPDAIERLGDKVSARHVAEKVGAPLAPGTLNPVSGAAEVLEFVDQHGLPVAIKAAFGGGGRGLKVARERDEVEEMFASATREAVAAFGRGECFVEKYLDQPRHVETQCLADAHGNVVVVSTRDCSLQRRHQKLVEEAPAPFLTDEQNAELYRASKAILREVGYLGAGTCEFLVGKDGTVSFLEVNTRLQVEHPVSEEITGIDLVREQFRLAEGGVLDYDDPTPRGHSFEFRINGEDAGRGFLPAPGPVHVFKAPGGPGVRVDSGVVAGDVISGSFDSLLAKLVVTGSTRAEALERSRRALEEFEVTGLPTVLPFHRAIVRDPAFAPEGDAPFTIYTRWIETEFDNTIEAWSGEPGAIPEPAARQNVVVEVDGRRVEVTLPSEFARSGPSRAATASVPKRRGSGSVSTVTGDSVTSPMQATIVKVAVAEGDSVVTGDLVVVLEAMKMEQPLTAHKDGVVTGLSAEASTTVSAGHVLLQIV
- a CDS encoding Maf family protein, producing the protein MRLYLASTSPARLALLRSSGIEPVVVPSQVDEPAAVTLAEQESGAPLDADAVVALLARAKARAVLGPDVDGLVLGGDSAFVLDGVVHGKPHEPERARERWRAQRGREGRLHSGHWLIDHRGGEVRAEVGTVTSAAVHFASDIEDDEIDAYVATGEPLEVAGAFTIDGLAAGFITRIEGDPSTVIGMSVPALRSLVRELGVPWTSLWNR
- a CDS encoding class I SAM-dependent RNA methyltransferase yields the protein MSKSASRTPSRPSEDDGVLGTQVELEISNVAHGGVFVARHEGRVVFVPDVLPGERVRARISEVRHDSFWRADALEIFESSPHRVAHVWAEASIDRRPEDRVGGAEFGHAALAHQRELKRTVLEDAFARFARREVSVEVSPIEGDDETRGLGWRTRNRLHVDDDGRVGPYASRSHHVVTVDTLPLATAASSAAAPLDGRLAPGSVVDLVDAAGSEGAAVLVHDPSDKKARRDRTVVTEFVADRTFRVDRSGFWQVHRGAAATLFDAVQTAVDPERSDPRAANHDLYGGVGLLAAALADRLGAGLRVTSVESDARATEHALENLSDQVGARAVTARVDRYLRDALAQADARERERWRSATVVLDPPRSGAGRAVTDALVELAPAQLVYVACDPVALARDVGALAAGGYELERLDGFDLFPNTSHVEAVARLVRRSA